In the genome of Tepidisphaeraceae bacterium, the window AGCCCGCAGCTGCTGCCCGACGCGTACACGGAGATGCACGCGGTGCGGCTGGCCGACCGAGCGAACAGCATATCGCGCGCGTCGATGCGCAGGGTGAAGAAGCGGACTACCGCTGTGCGTGCGAAATTGGCCGGGATGGTGGGGATCGACCTCGAAGGCTGACTATCAGCAACCACCGCGCAAGGATTGCCGATACTGCCGCGATCGCTCTCGTGGTGCAGAATGCGGAGAGCCACGATCAGTCACCTGTGGCGGCGCACGTCCAAAAGATGTCCATGGATGGAACGTCTGACTACGCCCGTGGCACTCCTGCTCACGTGCAGCTCCGCCCAAGCCGCGGTTGTCGCTTATCGCGTGCAGGTCCGAGTGCTGGAGGCCCGCATCCGCGAGATGCACGACGTGCTCGGCGGCGCCGACACGGTGTTCGCATTGCAGGCCCGGATCAAAAGCCAGCAGGCGAGGCTGGAGGATCTTCAAGCCCAGGCCCGCCAGGTGGAGGAGACGCTGGAGATGCAGGAGTTCGGCTTCTACCGGCCGCACTTCGACTTCGACTCGTCCTCACGCTACCAGCAGATGCTCGACGAGGTGTGCGACCGGCAGACGGCCATGGTGAAGGCGGAGGCGGCCGTGCGATGAGGAAAGTCCTGGACCGTCGAGGGCAGCGAGGCGCAGGGGCGGAAGATGATGCGCGAGCAGACGAAGCTCATGCTGCGGGCCTTCAACGGCGAGTGCGACGCCGCGGTGGCCAAGGTCCGGTACAACAACGCGGTCACGCTCGAGAACCGCATCCAGCGGTCGTTCGACCACATCAACAAGCTGGGCAAGACGAACTCGGCCGTGATCAGCGACGAGTTCCTGCAGCTGAAACTGCAGGAGTTGCACTTGGCGCACGAGCACCGCGTCAAGCAGCAGCAGGAAAAGGAGGAACAGCAGCGGATCCGCGAGGTGCTGCGCGAGGAAGAACGGGCGCGTCGCGAGATCGAGGACGCGCAGGAGCGGGCCGCGAAGGAGGAGGAGGAGGTCGCCGAGCGAGCGCTGGACCGCGCGCGGCTGGCGTTCGAGCGCGCGACGCAGGGCCAGGTCGCGATGACCGTGCAGGCCCAGGCGCAGACGGCCGCGCTGGCGGTACAGGTCGCCAAGCTGGAGAACGAGTTGAAGGACGCGATCGACCGCAAGGCAAAGGCGATCGCGCGGGCGCAGCTGACGAAGTCGGGCTACATCTACGTGCTGTCGAACGTCGGGTCGTTCGGCGACGACATGTACAAGCTCGGCATGACGCGGCGGCTCGACCCGCTGGAGCGCGTGAAGGAGCTGGGCGACGCCTCGGTGCCGTTCCCGTTCGACGTCCACGCCGTCCTGTACAGCGAGGACGCCCCGCGGCTGGAGTGCAAGCTGCACCAGCACTTCGCGAGCCGTCGGGTGAACCTGATCAAC includes:
- a CDS encoding DUF4041 domain-containing protein → MMREQTKLMLRAFNGECDAAVAKVRYNNAVTLENRIQRSFDHINKLGKTNSAVISDEFLQLKLQELHLAHEHRVKQQQEKEEQQRIREVLREEERARREIEDAQERAAKEEEEVAERALDRARLAFERATQGQVAMTVQAQAQTAALAVQVAKLENELKDAIDRKAKAIARAQLTKSGYIYVLSNVGSFGDDMYKLGMTRRLDPLERVKELGDASVPFPFDVHAVLYSEDAPRLECKLHQHFASRRVNLINHRREYFRVTLDEIIAAVKELHGEITFVKSAEAAEYRETLAKRKADADATAARVDGKSGPAPATVGT